A single region of the Oryzias latipes chromosome 19, ASM223467v1 genome encodes:
- the LOC101167744 gene encoding SH3 and multiple ankyrin repeat domains protein 1-like isoform X1: MLGNNEHFYPSQDDKDGEDEEEEEEQGREIRKNKVERDPQNGGLEGLLEKEMTGGRQSWEGKGGEGVKPAAIVVGRQRVDRPVRPGNPGSRGTPYMPNQAPVHQHGAHKQQQLQLIAAKRRALMERSMTTMAPLEDTFLPMMVFRIGIPDIKQTRCLQFDQDCTVWNAKQQIICSLGESLWDAYNYGLFQPAGEGADAKFLEEERPLRDYAQSFEKGVPYLEFRYKTRVYKQTNLDEKALAKLSSKASQKKFLDYVQTGSLEKMAKVLEKGLDPNFHDPDSGETPLSVAVQSGVSADGIRLLVLGGAHMDFRSRDGSTAMHKAVKAHNHAGLLALLSLGASPDYKDRCGLTPLYHTVLAGGDTSCCETLLYYRAKLGTRDENGWDESHQHRDEEEFGMEEIHKACQNGFAQHLEHLLFYGADTASQNASGNTALHISALYNKESCVRVLLYRGANKEAKNKHGQTPFQVAIMAGHFELGEIIKNHKDSDIVPFLESPKFVPKRRESSHTLPLPSLQSHPLLRANSDNTMIQSDPLAPPNKPTTNPHPAQGQRRASIGMRSSSSPRTRTRSPSRGRGGQSDTEERHRQPRGRQGVTSAVSGTAPMKRMYSAVPGRVYVATRSHSASGDRELSISKGDKVKVISVGEGGYWEGTVKGRTGWFPSDCVQEVAAPSKEKETRSEKAKRKLFRNVTVGAYDGTDGPSDYIIKEKTVLLQKKDNEGFGFVLRGAKAQTPIEEFTPTPAFPALQYLESVDEGGVAWRAGLRMGDFLIEVNGQNVVKVGHRQVVNMIRQGGNSLMVKVVMVARNPDLEDTARKRAPQQTKRLTPPAIALRSKSMTSELEDMVEKAASPWKKKTEFESSQAPDKKRTVYQMALNKLDEILAAAQHTITSDNQGHRGHGGKRDRSKSIVPNEQPYEQQSVVQSGPGFGYNQAHFQPGHGSQHPGMMRQKSIGLTDEERQYLHPPAMKLARSLSVPGPEEIPPPPNTSAPEPPLSAGPYTGRGPAMPIPSVPQGHYQLHSQPGHPAQGGWERGGPGVMNQPVMVPTLRRQSEGLCIREPDVPRRGGGKMGGLRRGYSSATPPTSAKPKAQQPQQHPTQVTSREQGGGGGRNVAKRGGRGALIKQSKVEDGQRQHRGKGGATKEKSSIPIPTIIVKAPSTSSSGRSSQGSSMEAEPSQEAEDQTSGDATTESPNASLPSPLTSLPPQTQTSLQSSTVAPAVSSQQNLENVDYTSTFNKALEGSGARRERERFREMRRKSASFFLSSEEDIQGEAGGGAGEGGGASGTRIQPLQGSQIEVPTPRLRSSKSIDEGMFSADSYVNYSSSMPPAFGLPEYSSPILGQDGQPKSAPSLYGSQPATAFIHPLTGKVLDPSSPLGLALAARERALKDDRRPRREDRHFGRQMSTVGSFPTPIQTPTPSLFATPTQSTYTSPVSLHLSSPTTTTSPASLSRPQSPRILRLGGGGERIEREKEGGHREGLRVRFSEDRTSQSSTQYYSQSSREREMDHYDSRSAPPLHPPPPPTQPAPRRPSYLQMENAHNTSYIPQYTVPTAPSHTNDSTREARAEAGGGLGLMVLPPPAPSIDVDEEFVFADPLPPPLQFANGKNERVQEFAQHHQQQGHHSVCPGPPTHSSSKSTNVHHSSSQGGDSAGSSLTSYDSEVANLTQSALSPSYPSPQIFPPSSTNTTTTGMSLHRPQPMSHSQSYYNSSSDSPVSVHTPAQDRGTAALTTTMTYATTTMTATAAATTTTTSPASSDYSMTLAGRKASLSIEGKAADHSQHSTVMPKSGDWQDAVVDSGIEELDSHSSSDHHLEMLGLRGDRGGHGGDGRGGKEERGTEHKDSYAAYSVGQAFEGHNTKLANPVFPKMSQYKEGGGRIQPIALRRQSSTNPAPLQLKRQNNPEDSCLDGTFADEKKHNPSRSKMEDGFSSALVTCLERPMDSRSVVWAEMAENDQGAVQGGSIVLDGRRLHSPFSGVKASIINELSSKLQQMGSMKSMDDWSHAPKSPTMHRYSADFTDAFHSPPTGRSTSPLPTSSPQHHQILTPNLSATPSVSPSSQVPVQHNWTRSPSPQVPTSPVHSHPPHSPTYCPYPTSPKHRSKFRRQTFDFQCSPTKERRSSVSRRRAPSPLIYNTEQSNPTPPRPSSLPILPTTPVYNNPFDFSSPFTPPSPGLPVADPYQASTPPLFSPSCVPSANPLLVSRSISPTPFFSGASSPMHLPPSPSCLSYPHVNPPPPTKPFAIKPLPYWTKYDVADWLAYLNLGEHRERFIDNEIDGSHLPSLTKDDFLDLGVIRVGHRMNIERALKKLTDRRLSSPLHVNTSPRDTD, encoded by the exons AGGTGTCTCCAGTTTGATCAGGACTGCACGGTGTGGAATGCTAAGCAGCAGATCATCTGCTCCCTCGGTGAATCACTGTGGGACGCTTACAACTACGGCCTCTTCCAACCGGCTGGAGAAGGAGCGGACGCCAAATTCCTGGAGGAGGAACGGCCCCTCAGGGATTATGCACAGTCCTTTGAGAAAGGGGTTCCCTACCTGGAG TTTAGGTACAAAACCAGGGTTTATAAACAGACCAATCTGGATGAAAAGGCTCTTGCTAAGCTCAGCTCAAAG GCCAGTCAGAAGAAATTTCTGGATTACGTTCAGACTGGATCACTGGAGAAAATGGCTAAAGTTCTGGAAAAAGGTCTTGATCCAAATTTTCATGACCCAGACAGTGGAG AGACTCCGCTCTCTGTGGCCGTGCAGTCTGGAGTGTCTGCAGATGGCATCAGGCTGCTGGTTCTGGGAGGGGCTCACATGGACTTCAGAAGCAGAGACGGCTCAACGGCGATGCACAAAGCTGTCAAAGCTCACAACCATGCTGGCTTACTG GCTCTTTTATCTCTTGGAGCATCTCCGGACTACAAAGACCGCTGTGGCCTGACCCCGCTGTACCACACTGTGCTGGCAGGgggcgacacttcctgttgCGAAACTTTGCTTTATTACAGGGCGAAGCTTGGGACGAGGGATGAAAATGGTTGGGATGAATCTCATCAG CACAGGGATGAAGAGGAGTTTGGAATGGAAGAAATTCATAAG GCTTGCCAAAATGGTTTTGCTCAACACTTGGAGCATCTGCTGTTTTATGGGGCAGACACTGCTTCTCAAAATGCCTCAGGGAACACTGCACTTCACATTTCAGCCCTGTACAATAAG GAGAGCTGTGTCCGTGTTCTGCTGTACAGGGGAGCAAACAAAGAGGCAAAGAATAAGCACGGTCAGACCCCTTTTCAG GTCGCAATAATGGCTGGCCACTTTGAACTCGGGGAGATCATCAAAAACCACAAGGACTCTGACATTG TGCCATTCTTGGAATCCCCAAAGTTTGTTCCCAAACGAAGAGAGAGTTCGCACACGCTGCCCCTTCCCTCACTTCAGTCCCACCCCCTGCTGCGTGCCAACAGCGATAACACCATGATCCAATCTGACCCTTTGGCTCCTCCCAACAAGCCCACAACCAATCCCCATCCTGCACAG GGGCAGCGTAGGGCCTCCATAGGCATGAGAAGCTCCAGCAGTCCCAGAACTCGCACCCGATCCCcctccagaggaagaggaggtcagAGTGACACAGAGGAGAGACACCGACAGCCAAGAGGAAGACAGGG TGTAACCTCAGCTGTCAGTGGGACAGCTCCAATGAAGCGGATGTACAGCGCCGTGCCAGGGCGAGTTTATGTGGCCACTCGCTCCCACTCTGCCAGTGGAGACCGAGAGCTCTCTATTAGCAAAGGGGACAAAGTTAAGG TCATAAGTGTAGGAGAAGGGGGATACTGGGAGGGGACAGTAAAAGGACGCACTGGCTGGTTTCCTTCAGACTGTGTTCAAGAGGTGGCTGCTCCAAGTAAAGAAAAAG AGACGCGCAGTGAAAAAGCCAAAAGGAAGCTCTTCCGTAACGTCACCGTGGGAGCTTATGATGGCACTGATGGCCCCAG TGACTACATCATTAAGGAAAAGACTGTGCTTCTACAGAAGAAAGACAATGAAGGCTTTGGCTTTGTACTTAGAGGAGCCAAAG CTCAGACTCCCATAGAGGAGTTCACTCCAACGCCAGCTTTCCCTGCACTGCAGTACCTGGAGTCCGTTGATGAGGGGGGCGTGGCGTGGCGAGCTGGCCTCAGAATGGGGGATTTCCTCATTGAG GTCAATGGCCAGAATGTGGTTAAAGTCGGTCACCGGCAGGTAGTGAACATGATCCGGCAGGGCGGCAACAGCCTTATGGTGAAGGTGGTAATGGTTGCCCGAAACCCAGACCTGGAGGACACTGCTCGAAAAAGAG CCCCGCAGCAAACGAAAAGACTGACTCCTCCTGCCATTGCCCTGCGCTCCAAGTCAATGACATCAGAGCTGGAAGACATGG TGGAAAAAG CAGCCTcaccatggaaaaaaaaaacag aATTCGAGTCATCTCAGGCTCCAGATAAGAAGAGGACAGTCTATCAGATGGCATTAA aTAAACTGGATGAAATATTGGCTGCTGCCCAACACACTATTACATCAGACAACCAGGGCCATAGAGGTCATGGAGGCAAGAGGGACCGGAGCAAGAGTATAGTTCCCAACGAG CAGCCTTATGAGCAGCAGTCAGTTGTACAGAGCGGACCAGGTTTCGGCTACAACCAAGCTCACTTTCAGCCAGGCCACGGGTCGCAGCACCCTGGAATGATGCGTCAAAAATCAATTG GTTTAACAGATGAAGAGCGTCAGTACCTTCACCCACCTGCAATGAAACTAGCTCGCAGCTTATCAGTGCCAGGACCAGAAGAAAttcccccacccccaaacacaTCTGCACCAGAGCCACCTTTGTCTGCAGGACCTTACACTGGTAGAGGGCCTGCTATGCCAATTCCCTCTGTACCTCAAGGCCACTACCAGCTCCACTCTCAGCCAGGCCATCCTGCTCAAGGTGGCTGGGAGAGGGGAGGGCCTGGTGTGATGAACCAACCAGTTATGGTTCCCACACTCCGCAGACAATCGGAAGGGCTTTGCATCAGAGAACCAGATGTACCTCGGAGAGGTGGTGGTAAGATGGGAGGGTTAAGAAGGGGCTACAGTAGTGCTACACccccaacaagtgctaagcctAAGGCCCAACAGCCACAACAGCATCCCACACAAGTGACCAGCCGGGAGCAGGGAGGGGGAGGTGGTAGGAACGTGGCAAAAAGGGGTGGACGTGGAGCTTTAATAAAGCAGTCAAAGGTGGAAGATGGACAAAGACAGCATCGAGGCAAAGGAGGTGCCACAAAAGAGAAAAGCTCAATTCCCATTCCCACCATTATCGTCAAAGCCCCCTCCACTAGCAGCAGTGGTCGAAGCAGTCAGGGCAGCAGCATGGAGGCCGAGCCCTCTCAGGAGGCTGAGGACCAAACCTCTGGAGATGCAACCACAGAAAGCCCCAATGCAAGTCTGCCCTCTCCACTCACCTCCTTGCCACCTCAGACTCAAACATCTTTACAGTCGTCAACTGTTGCTCctgctgtttcctcacagcaaaaTCTGGAAAATGTCGACTACACCTCAACATTTAACAAAGCACTGGAAGGATCAGGGGCTCGCAGAGAAAGGGAACGTTTCAGAGAGATGAGACGAAAGAGtgcctctttctttctttcatctgaGGAGGACATCCAGGGGGAAGCAGGAGGTGGAGCaggggagggaggaggagcaTCAGGGACCCGAATTCAGCCATTACAGGGGTCACAAATAGAAGTGCCCACGCCTCGACTTCGATCCTCCAAGTCTATAGATGAAggcatgttttctgcagacagcTATGTGAACTATTCTAGTAGCATGCCCCCGGCATTCGGTCTGCCTGAGTACTCTTCTCCAATTCTTGGTCAAGATGGCCAACCCAAGTCAGCTCCTTCATTGTATGGATCCCAGCCAGCTACTGCATTCATTCATCCACTGACGGGAAAAGTTTTGGACCCCTCTTCTCCTCTTGGATTGGCTTTGGCTGCAAGGGAGAGGGCCCTTAAAGATGACCGCAGGCCACGCCGAGAGGACAGACATTTTGGCCGACAGATGTCTACAGTTGGATCTTTTCCAACTCCGATTCAGACTCCCACACCTTCGCTTTTTGCTACCCCAACACAATCAACCTATACATCTCCAGTTTCTCTCCACCTTAGCTCGCCCACAACTACCACCTCACCTGCGTCTTTGAGCCGACCACAGTCACCAAGGATATTACGTTTGGGAGGAGGTGGAGAAAGAATAGAGAGAGAAAAGGAAGGAGGACACAGAGAAGGCCTTAGAGTTCGCTTCTCTGAGGACAGAACCAGTCAGTCGTCAACCCAGTACTACTCTCAGAGCAGCAGGGAGAGAGAGATGGACCATTATGACAGCAGATCTGCTCCACCGctacatcctcctcctcctcccactcAACCAGCCCCACGTAGACCATCCTATCTCCAAATGGAGAACGCTCATAACACCAGCTACATTCCTCAGTACACTGTTCCAACAGCTCCATCACATACAAATGACAGTACAAGAGAAGCAAGAGCTGAGGCCGGTGGAGGCCTAGGTCTAATGGTTTTACCTCCACCAGCTCCCTCAATAGATGTAGATGAAGAGTTTGTCTTTGCAGATCCATTGCCCCCACCACTACAGTTTGCCAACGGTAAGAATGAGAGGGTCCAGGAGTTCGCTCAGCACCATCAGCAGCAAGGTCACCACTCAGTTTGTCCTGGCCCACCAACTCATTCATCTTCAAAGTCCACAAATGTACATCATTCATCTTCACAAGGTGGGGATTCTGCTGGTTCCAGTCTCACTTCTTATGATAGTGAGGTAGCTAACCTCACACAGTCTGCTCTGTCACCATCCTATCCCTCTCCACAAATATTTCCCCCATCTTCTACCAACACTACCACAACTGGGATGTCATTACACAGACCACAGCCCATGTCCCATTCACAGTCATATTACAACAGCTCCAGTGACTCCCCAGTAAGTGTTCACACTCCCGCCCAAGACAGAGGAACGGCGGCACTCACTACCACCATGACCTATGCTACCACCACTATGACAGCAACTGCAGCTGCCACAACCACTACAACCTCTCCAGCGTCCTCGGATTATAGCATGACCTTGGCTGGGCGCAAGGCCAGCCTCAGCATAGAGGGCAAAGCTGCAGACCACAGTCAACACTCTACAGTCATGCCCAAAAGTGGAGACTGGCAGGATGCTGTGGTGGACTCTGGAATTGAGGAGCTAGACAGTCACAGCAGTAGTGACCATCATTTAGAAATGCTGGGTTTAAGGGGAGACAGAGGAGGGCATGGCGGAGATGGAAGAGGAGGAAAGGAGGAGAGAGGCACCGAACATAAGGATTCCTATGCTGCATATTCAGTCGGGCAAGCGTTTGAGGGGCATAACACCAAACTAGCAAATCCTGTCTTTCCAAAGATGAGTCAATacaaagaaggaggaggaaggatcCAACCTATTGCTCTACGAAGGCAGAGCAGCACCAACCCTGCTCCTTTGCAATTAAAACGACAAAACAACCCAGAAGATTCTTGTTTAGATGGAACTTTTGCAGATGAGAAGAAGCACAACCCCAGTCGATCTAAAATGGAGGATGGCTTTAGCTCTGCTCTGGTGACCTGTTTAGAAAGGCCCATGGACTCTCGATCAGTGGTCTGGGCAGAAATGGCGGAAAATGATCAAGGTGCAGTTCAAGGGGGTAGTATTGTTTTAGACGGTCGTAGACTCCACTCTCCTTTTTCAGGCGTAAAAGCCAGCATCATCAATGAGCTAAGTTCCAAGCTACAACAGATGGGTAGCATGAAGAGCATGGATGACTGGAGTCATGCTCCAAAGTCCCCCACCATGCatag GTATTCAGCAGATTTCACTGATGCATTCCACAGCCCGCCTACTGGACGCTCCACTTCACCGCTACCGACCTCCTCCCCACAGCACCATCAGATCCTGACACCCAACCTCTCGGCCACCCCTTCTGTTTCACCTTCTTCTCAAGTCCCAGTTCAGCACAACTGGACCCGATCCCCTTCTCCACAGGTGCCTACCTCCCCAGTGCATTCACACCCTCCCCATTCTCCGACATACTGCCCATACCCAACATCACCTAAGCACAGATCCAAGTTTCGTAGGCAGACTTTTGATTTTCAATGTAGTCCCACTAAGGAGAGGAGGTCTTCCGTCTCAAGACGCCGAGCTCCCAGCCCTCTCATCTACAACACCGAACAGTCAAACCCCACCCCTCCCAGACCTTCTTCTCTCCCCATTCTTCCCACAACACCCGTCTACAACAATCCCTTCGACTTTTCCAGTCCATTCACTCCTCCATCTCCTGGCCTCCCTGTGGCAGACCCCTACCAAGCATCAACTCCCCCGCTCTTCTCCCCCTCTTGTGTTCCAAGTGCAAACCCCCTGCTTGTCTCTCGCTCCATCTCCCCCACTCCATTTTTCTCCGGGGCTTCCTCCCCCATGCATCTGCCACCTAGTCCCTCATGTCTCAGCTATCCCCACGTCAACCCTCCTCCACCAACTAAACCATTTGCCATTAAGCCTCTCCCCTACTGGACCAAGTACGATGTGGCCGACTGGTTGGCTTATCTAAATCTGGGTGAACACAGAGAGCGTTTTATAGATAATGAGATAGACGGATCTCATCTGCCCTCGCTCACTAAGGATGACTTCTTGGACCTGGGAGTGATACGTGTGGGACATCGAATGAACATTGAGAGGGCGCTCAAGAAACTCACGGACAG